The genomic interval CGGCTGCGGACGCGGATTCCGCTTCCAGGCGTTCGGTGATGGACTTCCGGTACGCGGGGATGTCGATCTTGGCCATCATAAGTTTGGTGAACTCGGCCGAGGTGGTTCGCAGGAGCTGGTCGTAGTATTCGCGTTCGCGGTAGAAGAAGCCCTTCTCGTCCCCGGCTGTGCTCAGCGCGTCATAGAACTCGTCAAGGGTCTCCAAAGTAGCCTGCTCCAGGAACACGCCGTTCTTTTCAGCCTTCCGGATGGCCTTCCGTGTCCGGTAGCTGGTACCCATGATGAGCTCCTCGGCGTCCGTGATGCCGCCGAGCTGCTTGATGAACATCCAGTTCACGTTGGCGAAGTTCATGTCCGAGCCCTGGTGCTCAAGACCCAGTCCAGCCAGTTCCGCCACGAGCGGCCTGTTGTCCACGATCTCGGGGTGTTCGGCGCCGTCGGCATCGCGGGCGATGTACGTCAGGTTCGGGGAAATCCGGAGTTCGGCAGCCTTGCGTTCCGCGGCGCGTTCCTTGAGGAGTCCGACGACGTCACGCACCAGTGCAGCGTCCGTGTAGTCCAGGAGGGGGCCCTTGGCGCACTCGCACACCGTGTAGCCCCAGCGGTTGGTGGTGAAGTTCAGTTTCCCGGCAGCGACCAGGTCGCCGTCGCGCCTGACACCGAACAGTTCCACTGACTGACCGCGGGCGCGCTGGAAACGGGTGAAGTCAGCGGACTGGATGAAGTTGTTTTGCGGATGATTGAGGGAGAAGGACTCAAACTCGGCATCGCTGAGGACGCTGAGCTCGAGTCCGGCTCCGGCCTTGGTTGGATTCACAGAAATAACCTCATCTATGGCTGGGCTGCCGGCTGGGGCAGGCGCTGGCCTTCGTGGTGTGGATGGTGAGAGTGGCTGGTGGGCGGTCAGTAGAACTGCTGGCCGGTGCGTGCGGTTTCAAGCCGGCGGAAGACCCGTTCCGCGGCCTTGACCCACAGGGTGTGCCTGAGGGGCGACAGCACGTAGTCGTAGCAGCCGACGAAGTCCGTCACCGTCTTGGTGAAGCTCGTTTTGAACATGCCCATGCCGTACAGGTGGTGGGTCTTGTCCTTGATCAGGCCGGACGGCGGCGTGCCGCAGAAGTCGTACTCGGTGCAGCCGAGTTCCTGCATTCTTCGGATGGCCTGCCACTGGACCAGGTGCGAATCGCCGTACTGCTTCCTGTTCTGGGTGGAGCCGCCGTCCTTGTAGGTTGCCTTGGATCCGTAGTTGATCACAAAGGCGCCCACACTGGGTTTGCCGTCTTCGTAAACGAAGAAGAAGCTGCCCTGGCCGCGGGTGCAGAATTCGTCCCAGAACCGCGTGTAGTACTCGAGGCTGCGCAACGGCATGGAGCCCTTGGCGTTCACGGTGTCTGCCATCAGGTCATACAGCGCCCGGTACGTTTCCGGGCTTGGCTCCTGCTGCACCACAGTGCAGCCTTCGCGCTCTGCCCGGCGGATCGCGTTGCGGGCGCGGGAGGAGATGGACCGGAACACCTGGTTCTCCGGTGCCGCGATGTCCAGGAGTGCCGTGGAGTCGTTGGACTGGATGTTCGGGGCCTTCACCAGGCCGGCGACGGCGAGCTGTGCCCGGGCTTCCGGGGTGCTCACGATGTCCGGTTCAATCTTGATGGTGAAGACATTGAGTTTCCGGCTCCGGACGAATGCAGCGCACGCGTCCAGGGCCGGCTTCAGGTCCTCGACGGCACCCAGGTCTGGACCTTTGATCAGGTACCACAGGCGGCCCAGCACCGGGAATTTCTTCTCCAGCACCAGGTTGTAGCTGGCGGTCCCGGCAGACTCCAGGACCAGGAAACGGGCGGTCCAGCCGCTGCCGTTCTTCACGGACGCGTAGGCAGCGGACTGCAGCATGTTGCCGCCGTTCGGGTTGGCCGTGACGTGCTTGTCCCAGTTCTCAATTTCCTCCGCTGTGGCAAAGCGGGCGGTGAATTCTCGCAAGGGGGCCGTGTCCAATCTCAGGGGTTTGTGCGCGGTTCTGTACTCGTAGTTACGTGCGGACATGTAGCCACAAGTCTAAAGCCTCCGGTTGGGTCGATCCCTCGGGGGTCCCCGATATCCTTGCAGCGCTGGGCCCACGCCGTCCGGGTTCCCTGACCGAGCTTGCGAGGTTAGGGGGACGGTGGGGAGCATGCTGCCGGACACCGGGGACCCCCGGGACCCGGCGGGACGGGGTTTTCGAAAGCGTGCGTCGGAGCGACGAAGGAGCAGCACGCGTGAAAAGCCCGGCTTGCCGGGTCCGGACTTGTACTTCGACTTCCGGACTCTAGTCTTCGAACTCGGACAGCGGCGGGCAGGAGCAGATCAGGTTGCGGTCCCCGGCTGCGCCGTCGATGCGGCCGACGGGCGGGAAGTACTTGTCCTGCTTGAGGTGGTGGACCGGGAAGGCGGCCTGCTCACGCGGGTACTGACGGGCCCAGTCGGAGGATACGACGGCGGACGCGGTGTGGGGTGCGTGGCGCAGCGGGCTGTTCTCGACGGTGAAGTCGCCGTTGGCCACCTGGTCGATTTCCTTGCGGATGGTGATCATGGCGTCGATGAACCGGTCGATCTCCACGAGGTCCTCGGACTCGGTGGGCTCCACCATCAGCGTGCCCGCGACCGGGAACGCCAGGGTGGGGGCGTGGAAACCGTAGTCGATGAGGCGCTTGGCCACATCCTCCGCGGTGACGCCGGTCTTCGCCGTCAGGTCGCGGAGGTCCAGGATGCACTCGTGCGCCACCAGTCCGCCTTCACCGGTATAGAGGACGGGGAAGTACTCGTTCAGGCGGGCCGCAACGTAGTTGGCCGCCAGCAGCGCCGACTTCGTGGCCTCGGTCAGGCCCTCGGCACCCATTAGCTTCACATAGGCCCAGGAGATCGGCAGGACACCGGCGGAACCGTAGTTGGATGCGCTGATGGCCACGCCGTGGCCCGCTTCGCGCGCTGCCTTGTTGGCGTCACCGGGCATAAACGGTGCCAGGTGGGCCTTGGCCGCGACCGGGCCAACGCCGGGGCCGCCGCCGCCGTGCGGGATGCAGAAGGTCTTGTGCAGGTTCAGGTGTGAGACGTCGCCGCCGAACTTGCCCGGCTGCGCCAGGCCCACGAGGGCGTTCAGGTTGGCGCCGTCCACGTACACCTGGCCGCCGGCAGCGTGCACGGCGTCGCAGATTTCGGTGACATCGGCGTCGTACACGCCGTGCGTGGAGGGGTAGGTGATCATGATCGCCGAGAGGACGTCCTTGTTCGCCTCGATCTTGGCGTTCAGATCCGCATGGTCGATGCTGCCGTCCGCCGCGGTGGCCACAACTACGACCTTCATGCCGGCCAGGACGGCCGAGGCGGCGTTGGTGCCGTGGGCCGAAGCCGGGATCAGGCAGACCGTGCGCTGGTCATCGCCGCGGGAGAGGTGGTAGCCACGGATGGCCAGCAGGCCTGCGAGCTCACCCTGGGACCCGGCGTTCGGCTGCAGGGAGACCTGGTCGTAGCCCGTGATCTCGGTCAGCTGGTCTTCGAGGTCGGTGATCAGTTCGCGCCAGCCCACGGTCTGGGAATCCGGGGCGAACGGGTGGATCGAGGCGAACTCCGGCCACGAGATGGCTTCCATCTCCGCGGTGGCGTTCAGCTTCATCGTGCACGAACCCAACGGAATCATGGTGCGGTCCAGCGCGAGGTCGCGGTCACTCAGCCGGCGGATGTAGCGCAGCAGCTGGGTCTCGGAACGGTGGGTGTTGAACACCGGGTGCTGCAGGTAACCGGAGGAACGCTCGACGGCGGCATCCAGCGCGAACCCACTGTCAGTGCCGGCGGCCGCGTCCACCGCCGCGGCACCAAAGGCTTCCAGCACACCGGCAACGATGGCCTGGGTGGTGGTTTCATCGGCGGAAACGCCGACGGTGTCGCCGTCGACGTGGCGCAGGTTGATGCCCTTGGCCTCTGCGGCGGCAACAATGGCGGCAGCCTTGCCAGGCGCGGAAACCGTGACGGTATCGAAGAAGCTCGTGTGCAGAACGTCCAGGCCGGCCGCCTTCAGGGACGCGGCGATGGTTGCCGCGTGGCTGTGGGTGGTCTCGGCGATTGCCTTGAGGCCGTCCGGGCCGTGGTACACGGCGTAGAACGAGGAGACGATGGCCAGCAGTGCCTGCGCGGTGCAGATGTTGGACGTGGCCTTCTCACGGCGGATGTGCTGCTCACGGGTCTGCAGCGCCAGACGGTACGCGGGGGTCCCGGCGTCGTCCTTGGACACCCCGACCAGGCGGCCCGGCATGGAACGCTCCAGCCCCTTCGCCACCGCCATGTACGCCGCGTGCGGGCCGCCGAAGAACAACGGCACCCCAAAACGCTGCGTCGAGCCGACGGCGATGTCCGCGCCCTGCTCCCCCGGAGGCGTGATCAGGGTCAGGGCCAGCAGGTCCGCGGCCACGGTCACGAGCGCGCCGCGCTCCTTGGCAGCCGCGATCACGTCTGCGTGGTTGAAGACCCGGCCGGAAACACCCGGCTGCTGCAGCACAACACCGTTGATGACGCCGTCGGGCAGGCCCTGGGACAGGTCAGCGACCTCCACCTCGAAGCCGAGGGCCTCGGCGCGGCCCTTCACGATGGCAATGGTCTGCGGCAGGCAGTCGGCATCCAGGACCGTCTTGCCGTCCCGGGCGCCCTTGTTCTTGTTGGCCCGGCGCATCATCAGCACGGCCTCGGCGACGGCGGTGGCTTCATCCAGCAGCGACGCGTTCGCGATCGGCAGGCCCACCAGGTCCTGGACCATGGTCTGGAAGTTCAGCAAAGCCTCGAGCCGGCCCTGGGAAATCTCGGGCTGGTACGGCGTGTACGCGGTATACCAGGCCGGGGCTTCAAGGATGTTCCGGCGGATCACGGCCGGCGTCACGGTGTCGTAGTAGCCCTGCCCGATCATCTGCACAGCAGTCTTGTTCTTCGCCGCGAGCTTCCGCAGCTCCGCAAGGACCTCAACCTCACTGAGGGCGTCCTTGAGGGCCAGCGGCTTGGCCTGGCGGATGGAGTCGGGGACGGCCGTATCCACCAGCGCGTCCACAGTGCCGTAGCCGACGGCCTTGAGCATGGAGTCGATATCGGCCTGGCGGCGGGCACCAATATGCCGGTCAACGAAAGTGGCCGAGGCCGAATTAACACTCACAAGGAACTCCATTACTAAGGCGGCGCAGGGTGCGCCACATCGACTCGGGTTCCTCCCCGCTCTGTCTGGGACCTGAGAGTTTCCGCGCAGCCTGCTTCCGCAAGGCTGCGCTTGCACCGTCGGTGGGCACAGCGGTCCTGACATTCCGGAGTGATCCGGGACGCTTCAGGCGGACGGCCTGCCACTTTCCAGAGTTGCCTGGCCGCGGCGGTACGTGGGCCTGAGAGATTCCTGGGGAGGATTTGCTCCTAGGGCGCCTGTTGTACCCACTAACAGAACTCTCCCGCCGCAGATCAAAGGCATATTCAGATTTTGTGGCGGCCGCAGATGGTCGCCACGCCGTCCAATTCTCCTACGCCCCGGGCCGCCGGGCAAATGAGGTCGCGGATTCAGCCGCGAAGCCGCTCCACGGCAGCGAGGAGCTCCTCAATGTCTCCATGCCTGCCCATGCCGTCCCCGGTGGTGCCGCTTTCCCACATGGCGTTGAAATACAGCCCGTCCCCCATGTACAGCACGGCTTTCGCCATGGCCGTGCCGACGTCGGCCGCGATCAGGTCCAACCATTGCTGCTGGATGGCGGCAAAGCGGCGCCGGGCCTCTTCATGGGCCACTTCAGCCAGCCGCGTGGCGGCCACGAAGGATCGGTCCATGGGCGAGTCGGACCAGAGCGAGGAACGGATGAAGTAGGCCGCCGCACCTTCGGCTGCTGCAGCCATCAGCGCGAGGTCCTCGACGGCCAGTCGGTCCAGCCGCTCCAGCACCGCAGCGATCAGCGCTTCCTTGTTGGGGAAGTGATAGAGCAACCCGCCCTTGGACACGCCTGCGCGCTTGGCCACTGCATCCAAAGTGGCAGCCCGCTCCCCCACGTCGATCAGGAGTTCTTCAAAAGCGTCGAGGACTGCGTCGCGTGCGACGGGATTTCTGGCCATGGCTTCAATCATGCACGCTCCGGGTCGCGTTTCTTAACTGTACCGTCTGGACGGTATAGTTATCGCATGACGTTGTCCGCACAGTCCAACCAGAACACCCGAAGCACATCCACCACGGCTGCCGATTTCAGGCCGTCAGGGCCCGCCAAGGCGCCCTGGCGCGATTGGCTCGCGCTGGCCCTGCTGATGTTTCCGGTGCTCCTGGTTGCGGTGGACAACACTGCGTTGACGTTCGCGCTTCCGGCCATCGCGAGCAGCCTGGAGACAACGGGAGTCCAGCTGCTGTGGATTGTGGACGCCTACCCCCTGGTGCTTGCAGGTTTGCTTGTTGCCATGGGCAGCCTGGGCGACCGGATCGGGCGCCGCCGGCTGCTGCTGACCGGCAGTGTTGGCTTCGCCGCGGTATCAGCAGCAACAGCCTTTGCTCCCAGCGCGGAGTGGCTGATAGCGGGGCGGGCCATGCTGGGGTTCTTCGGGGCCATGCTGATGCCCTCAACCCTGTCCCTGATCCGCAACATTTTTCCGGACCCAAACCGGCGTCGGCTGGCGGTTGCCATCTGGGCTGCCGGCTTCTCCGGCGGCGCCGCCCTGGGTCCCATATTCGGCGGGTGGCTGGTGGAGCAGTTCTGGTGGGGCGCCATCCTGCTGGTCGCAGTGCCCATCATGCTGCCCCTGCTGGCGTTCGGCCCTGCGTTCATCCCGGAATCAAAGGATCCGCGCCCGGGGCGGGTGGACGTGCCCAGCATCGTCCTGTCCCTGCTGGTAATGGTGCCCGTTGTGTATGGCATCAAGGAGCTGGCGACCGATGGCTTCGGGGCCGCTCCTGTGGGTCTTGTTGCCTTTGGCCTGGCCATGGGCGTCGTCTTTGTCCGCCGCCAGCAGCGGCTGGCCTGCCCCCTGCTGGACATGTCCCTGTTCGGCAACCGGGTCTTCAGCACTGCCATCACGGCAAACGTGCTGGCCCTGTTCTCCTTCAACGGCTTCATCCTGTTCCTCGCCCAGCACCTGCAGCTCCTGGACGGAATGACTCCGTCGGCCGCCGGAATTGCCATGATCCCGGCCCTGGTGGCCACAGTGCTGGCTGGGCTGGCAGTGGTGCCGCTGGTCCGGAAGGTGCGTCCGGGCTTTGTGGTGGCGGGTGGCCTGGCCCTGAGCGCCACCGGCTATGGAATCGTGGTCTTCGGTGACCACGGCTCCGGCCCGGCCCTCCTGCTGGCCGCGCTGCTGATCCTCGCCCTGGGCGTGGGCACAGCGGAAACTATTTCCAATGACCTCATCCTGGGCTCCGTTCCAGCGGAGAAGTCGGGAGCGGCGGCCGCCATCTCCGAAACGGGCTATGAGGTGGGGTCCCTGCTGGGGACGGCGGTGCTGGGCTCCATCCTGACCGCTTCCTACCAGCGCAATCTCCGGCTTCCGGCCGGGGTGGAGGAAACGGCGTCGGGCACTGCAGTACACCAGGCGGGTGAAACTCTGGCGGGCGCCGTGGAGCTGGCCGCCGGCCTGCCTGCTCCGCTGGCCGAAGCGCTCCGCGGCGCAGCACGCCTGGCGTTTGATTCGGGCGTCCACACCACTGCGGCAATCGCGCTGGTACTGATGGCGAGCGCGTCAGTCCTTGCCGCCGTCGTACTCCGGAAAGTTCCGACGGCGGACTAGGCGCTCGTCCCCGGCAAGCCGGCGAGCGCACAAAAACGCCCGGCGCAAGGAATCCTTCCGGCGCCGGGCGCTTGTGGCCTCGTTAGGGCCGACTCTTACTTGGCGTCAGGGGCGGTGACGCTGGCCGAGGCCTTCATGGTCTCGGCGTTCACCATCCACGCGTACTGCTCCAGCTTGGCGATGAATTCGTGGAGCAGGTCCGCGGTGGTGGGATCCTCTTCGTCCACTTCGTCATGGACCTTGCGCATGGTGCCCACGGCAGCCTCAAGCGCGGCAACGATCCGCTCGATGGCGTCCTTCGTGTTGATGAGCCCTCCGGGGAACTGCGCGAGGCTGGTGGACTTGGCCACGGTGGCACTGCGGCCGTCCGGCAGGGCATGCAGGGCGCGCATCCGCTCGGCCATATCGTCCGCGAACTGCCGGGCGGCATCCACGATTTCGTCCAGCTGCAGGTGAAGGTCCCGGAAGTTGGTCCCCACGATGTTCCAGTGGGCCTGCTTGCCCTGGATGTGCAGCTCAATCAGGTCCGCAAGTACGGCCTGCAGGTTATTGGTCAGGGTCGGCGAAGCTTTCATGAATCCTCCTCGATTGGTCCAGTAGTCCCGACGCTATCAGCCACGGGATCGATCACGGCAGGCCGGAAGCAAATTTCTCAGTGAGCTTACTAATCTCACGGAGCGAGATAAAAGAATGGGATTCATTTAAATCATTGCGCGAAAGCCGTCCATCCTCCATACTAAATGAACGTCATTCATTTAGTGACGGTCGTCTCACTGGAAGTAAGCACATGATTGAAATTTCCTGCCTCGACTCACCCACGTCCTTGGCCCGGACAACGCCGTCCGTCCGCCCTGCCCTTCGGGTGGGCGTTGTGCAGCACCGCTGGCATGCAGACACCGCCGTCCTGCAGGCCGAACTCGATGAAGGAATCGGCCGCGCCGCCAGGCTCGGTGCCACGGTTGTGTTCCTGCCCGAACTCACGCTTTCCCGCTACCCTGCAG from Pseudarthrobacter sp. SSS035 carries:
- a CDS encoding peptidoglycan bridge formation glycyltransferase FemA/FemB family protein, giving the protein MNPTKAGAGLELSVLSDAEFESFSLNHPQNNFIQSADFTRFQRARGQSVELFGVRRDGDLVAAGKLNFTTNRWGYTVCECAKGPLLDYTDAALVRDVVGLLKERAAERKAAELRISPNLTYIARDADGAEHPEIVDNRPLVAELAGLGLEHQGSDMNFANVNWMFIKQLGGITDAEELIMGTSYRTRKAIRKAEKNGVFLEQATLETLDEFYDALSTAGDEKGFFYREREYYDQLLRTTSAEFTKLMMAKIDIPAYRKSITERLEAESASAAELRREVEETGSKKKANRLKVVQDLVDSYERSLKDIERFPDSVGVATVAAIHFVCFGDEVVCVIGGTKQDYIYFNGATSLYWGMMLHGLDKGYSRYNFYGTFGIQGQDEEGHGGYEFKKGFGGDVVQLLGDFVMPVRPVAFQANRLVRAAIAAARTLLGKLPLKRQA
- a CDS encoding Dps family protein → MKASPTLTNNLQAVLADLIELHIQGKQAHWNIVGTNFRDLHLQLDEIVDAARQFADDMAERMRALHALPDGRSATVAKSTSLAQFPGGLINTKDAIERIVAALEAAVGTMRKVHDEVDEEDPTTADLLHEFIAKLEQYAWMVNAETMKASASVTAPDAK
- a CDS encoding TetR/AcrR family transcriptional regulator, producing MARNPVARDAVLDAFEELLIDVGERAATLDAVAKRAGVSKGGLLYHFPNKEALIAAVLERLDRLAVEDLALMAAAAEGAAAYFIRSSLWSDSPMDRSFVAATRLAEVAHEEARRRFAAIQQQWLDLIAADVGTAMAKAVLYMGDGLYFNAMWESGTTGDGMGRHGDIEELLAAVERLRG
- a CDS encoding peptidoglycan bridge formation glycyltransferase FemA/FemB family protein, which translates into the protein MREFTARFATAEEIENWDKHVTANPNGGNMLQSAAYASVKNGSGWTARFLVLESAGTASYNLVLEKKFPVLGRLWYLIKGPDLGAVEDLKPALDACAAFVRSRKLNVFTIKIEPDIVSTPEARAQLAVAGLVKAPNIQSNDSTALLDIAAPENQVFRSISSRARNAIRRAEREGCTVVQQEPSPETYRALYDLMADTVNAKGSMPLRSLEYYTRFWDEFCTRGQGSFFFVYEDGKPSVGAFVINYGSKATYKDGGSTQNRKQYGDSHLVQWQAIRRMQELGCTEYDFCGTPPSGLIKDKTHHLYGMGMFKTSFTKTVTDFVGCYDYVLSPLRHTLWVKAAERVFRRLETARTGQQFY
- the gcvP gene encoding aminomethyl-transferring glycine dehydrogenase: MEFLVSVNSASATFVDRHIGARRQADIDSMLKAVGYGTVDALVDTAVPDSIRQAKPLALKDALSEVEVLAELRKLAAKNKTAVQMIGQGYYDTVTPAVIRRNILEAPAWYTAYTPYQPEISQGRLEALLNFQTMVQDLVGLPIANASLLDEATAVAEAVLMMRRANKNKGARDGKTVLDADCLPQTIAIVKGRAEALGFEVEVADLSQGLPDGVINGVVLQQPGVSGRVFNHADVIAAAKERGALVTVAADLLALTLITPPGEQGADIAVGSTQRFGVPLFFGGPHAAYMAVAKGLERSMPGRLVGVSKDDAGTPAYRLALQTREQHIRREKATSNICTAQALLAIVSSFYAVYHGPDGLKAIAETTHSHAATIAASLKAAGLDVLHTSFFDTVTVSAPGKAAAIVAAAEAKGINLRHVDGDTVGVSADETTTQAIVAGVLEAFGAAAVDAAAGTDSGFALDAAVERSSGYLQHPVFNTHRSETQLLRYIRRLSDRDLALDRTMIPLGSCTMKLNATAEMEAISWPEFASIHPFAPDSQTVGWRELITDLEDQLTEITGYDQVSLQPNAGSQGELAGLLAIRGYHLSRGDDQRTVCLIPASAHGTNAASAVLAGMKVVVVATAADGSIDHADLNAKIEANKDVLSAIMITYPSTHGVYDADVTEICDAVHAAGGQVYVDGANLNALVGLAQPGKFGGDVSHLNLHKTFCIPHGGGGPGVGPVAAKAHLAPFMPGDANKAAREAGHGVAISASNYGSAGVLPISWAYVKLMGAEGLTEATKSALLAANYVAARLNEYFPVLYTGEGGLVAHECILDLRDLTAKTGVTAEDVAKRLIDYGFHAPTLAFPVAGTLMVEPTESEDLVEIDRFIDAMITIRKEIDQVANGDFTVENSPLRHAPHTASAVVSSDWARQYPREQAAFPVHHLKQDKYFPPVGRIDGAAGDRNLICSCPPLSEFED
- a CDS encoding MFS transporter, coding for MTLSAQSNQNTRSTSTTAADFRPSGPAKAPWRDWLALALLMFPVLLVAVDNTALTFALPAIASSLETTGVQLLWIVDAYPLVLAGLLVAMGSLGDRIGRRRLLLTGSVGFAAVSAATAFAPSAEWLIAGRAMLGFFGAMLMPSTLSLIRNIFPDPNRRRLAVAIWAAGFSGGAALGPIFGGWLVEQFWWGAILLVAVPIMLPLLAFGPAFIPESKDPRPGRVDVPSIVLSLLVMVPVVYGIKELATDGFGAAPVGLVAFGLAMGVVFVRRQQRLACPLLDMSLFGNRVFSTAITANVLALFSFNGFILFLAQHLQLLDGMTPSAAGIAMIPALVATVLAGLAVVPLVRKVRPGFVVAGGLALSATGYGIVVFGDHGSGPALLLAALLILALGVGTAETISNDLILGSVPAEKSGAAAAISETGYEVGSLLGTAVLGSILTASYQRNLRLPAGVEETASGTAVHQAGETLAGAVELAAGLPAPLAEALRGAARLAFDSGVHTTAAIALVLMASASVLAAVVLRKVPTAD